CAGTATTTCTTAAGCTCAAGACGATCTGGGTTGTTACGCTTATTTTTTTTAGAAATATAGTTGCGCTCTCCGCATTCTGTGCAAGCTAATGTAATATTTACACGCATGTAATTTCCCTCCAAACTATTCAAGCTAGGTTCGTGCATACGACTTTTCTATAATATCACTTTTTGTCGGGAATTGCTAGTGTGTTTTTTAAAAGCATTGTATTGAGACTTACCACTGTATTTTTTTCATTTCCTTCAATCATCCAGCAGCTGCTTTTTTGTGTTTCACGAGGGTTCATTTTCAGATCAAGTGAGAATAGGCTGGCTGCAGACCCTTTTGCCATTGGCTGATAATTAAGCTTCCCCGATTTCCGGCAATTCCAAAGCCGTTCAGTGCTTATATTCCATATTGGCTGGACTGTACACTGCTTCATCTTTCCATTGCCATTCAATCCGTTTACAAGGTAAACTCTTTTATCCGCAAAATGAAAGATCACATTTTCATTTGGTGAGACAAAGCTGAATTGTTCGGTGGCACTTTCAGCATGGCGCTGCATCAAAATTAGCCTCGCTTCTTTGTCAACTTTCGAATGGTTGGTCACATATAGGTCGAAAAAATCAACTTTTGAATGGACATTTGCCTGTTTGATTCGTATCGATAGGTCTTCTTGTGGCAGAAGTTTCTCTGTCATATTCCCAAGCCAATATACTTTGCCATTCACCCATATGCCTGGACTAAAGATCAGTGGTTTCCTGCTCCGTTCGTAGTTCTCTTCATTTTCGATCTGGAGATAAGCATTCACCTTCATCTAATACCCTCCTTATGGCAAATCTTTGATAACGCTCTTATATACAGTGAATC
The window above is part of the Mesobacillus jeotgali genome. Proteins encoded here:
- the rpmG gene encoding 50S ribosomal protein L33, which gives rise to MRVNITLACTECGERNYISKKNKRNNPDRLELKKYCSRDKRATVHRETK